The nucleotide sequence GGGTAACCCAAAACCATGACCGCACTCTTATCGAAGTTGATCCTGAGGCCAGACATCTGCTGAAAGCATAGCAGGAGGAACTTCAAGTTCATGATGTCGTTCGCTGAGCCTTCCACCATTATAATGGTGTCATCCGCGTATTGGAGAAGGGAAATCCCATTCCCGCCTACCAGGTGCGGGACAATGCCCCTAATATGCCCAGCCGCTTTGGCCTTATCAAGGATGGCCGCTAGCGCATCAACAATCACGTTGAAGAGAAACGGAGAGAAGGGATCGCCTTGCCGGACCCCACAGAATGTGGGGAAGTAGGGGCCAATCTTGCCGTTTATGTTCACCGCCGTTCGACCCGAGGAGACCATTTGCATCACGCGGGTTACCCATCTATCGTCGAATCCCTTCCGGAGCAAGCATTCCCGAAGGAAAGGAAGGGCCAACTGACCGTGTTTTAGGCCTTGTGGAAGTCGAGTTTCAGGAAAACTGCCTTGAGGTGTTTGGTGTGCACCTCATGGAGTGTTTCGTGAAACACTAGGACTCCATCCAGGATATACCGGCCCTGGATGAAAGCCGACTGATCCGGGTGAGTGATCCGGTCCGCAATTGGGGCCACCCTAATGGCGTACCCCTTCGCAAGGATGCGAAAGATGACATGATCACCGTGATCGGGCGGAACTGGCGGATATCCGATGCTCCAGTTATTTTGGGAATAAGGGTGATAATCCCAAAGTTCAGCCTGGTAAGGTCGATGGACCCAACATAGAACTCTTCGAAGAGGGCCATCACCTCAAGGTTTAATCACCTCCCAGAAGGTCTGGAAGAACTTCACTGGGAGGCCATCGGGGCCATGAGCCGACGATGGATTCATGCCCTtaatggcagcccaaacctcagcCTCGGAGAACGGGGCCGTGAGGGCCAGATTATCCGCTGGCGAGACACGACGGTGGGGCAGCCAGATGTCGTGGGCTAGGGCTGTATGTAATATAGCCATATAGGTCACCTCATCGTCGCTATCTTGGTCGCCTTCCTCTCTATCGCCGGGCTATGTGTGTTTACGCAGCTCACAAGTACTTTCCGGCCGTATGCAAGTACACAAGGCAAAGCATGTGCATAGAAACTTGACCGAGTCTCCCTAGAGGCTGGCTCAAGTACGTAGCAAGACTGGCTAGGCAATGCTAGCTGATTGATTTATCGCTGGGAAACTCAAGGAACACACACGAAGATGTACGCGACATTGCCACATGCGGGTTGATGACAATGGAGGGCTGGCCGGCCTCATTTCGGTCCAGCGATGCGCTGCTCTAGTTGACGGCGGTGGTAGTGGGAAGAAGCCGGGGCGGTGGTTGGGGGCGCCTTACCCTGTACTGTGTGCGGGGGCCATGCCGTGCCGACGCAGGCCACATGGGCCGCAGCAGGCGGCCATGTTCAGTTTGTGGTCGGCGAGACAAGGCTTGGatagtacttcctctgtaaacaaatataagacgtttaAAGTATATGGCATGTCACATAATCAGTGATATATGAGTTCGACTTGTCAGAACTCAATTTTTGTAAAGGGTTAAACAGTAGCAGCAACATGGTTAAATGGAGTAAAATGGAAGATTTTTATCTTAAACAGGGTAAATTCTGTCAAAAATATCAAACTTAGGCGTAAAAAATGGAATTAACTCTTAACAAAAAGAATAATGTATTCAAATAGTTGTGGCACATCTAGCATCACTTGtacactacccccccccccccccccccctcccgaggCATGGATTAGCTTGAAGCACTAGCAAGCTGCACAACACAACTTGTTGGCATATGTCAAAATGTACTGCAGCTTAGATGGCCTAAACGCTGAGTCAGTACAGAGTGGCTATTTCAGTTGCACTGAGAAATGATCATGTAAACAAACAGTGGGTAGCAGGTAAGGAATTAACTCAAATAGGGTAATGTAATTGGAATACATCCCTCTTTGTGTGCACTGTGGTTTATTCCTAATATATTTATTGTGGTTATGgggtaacataaccaaacaattGGTCATGTATCCCGTTCACAGTAAGCAAGCATGATGTGAATAAAGACCTTTCAACCAAACACCACCTAATTTTACATTTTCTGAGCGTCTCGATCCCCTTATAAACTCCTGTCAATTACATTTGAAGTACGTTAATACACTTTTACTTGGACATGCGTGGAAACCATTTCATCGGACATGAGATGGATACAAGGCCTCTTGGGCCGGGCTGCATGCaggcaggggccggatgtccggactcATGCTGGACTGTCCGGGGTGCAAAAGCCGGACATCCaggtgctgaagcaggtgcgaGGTCGGGCTGGCTGGGTGAAGGGCACGCtccaggtgccggacgtccggataGCAACGCGGACGTCCGGATTGACGGCCGAGTCTTCTGATGCCAAGCCAGTTGGCCGGGCTGAGGCCGGATGGCTATCCAGGTGATCCTTTCGTCCGGGTTTAGCCCGTACATCGGGGTAGCAGTCCGGTCGTCCGGCTGCAAAGCAGGGGCAGCCTTTTCTTCGTTTTCTTGCTTCTCTTCTGCCATGGCTTGGCCTTGTTTCCTTGCTTCTCCATGGTCGCGTCCTTGGTACATAGGGTCTCCGGTTgagaggtagtagccatgtctcatatgaaTGTAGAGGTAGTTcaaagaggagcgagttcacctcggtttcaatGGCACGTGCGCGTGCTCTAGTCATcggtccacttggcacttggggtgTTGGTGTAGGGTCCATGGTGATGTCCATGGGTTGCTCTGCACCAACACGCCCATGCGTTCAGTGCCGGTACTGTGCCATGTCGTGCGCCTTGAGGGGCCCATACGTGCCATGCGCCACATGCCCGCGCCCCTAACCCACACACGCCTGTGTAACCACGAGGGTCGTCTCTGATACCATTTTGTAACACCACCCTTGGGCTGGTAGTCATTACTCCCGACTATCATTAGGCTCAGGATTAGCCCACAGACCAACACGAGTCTTTCCGGCACATTTTGTCCTCACTCGTACGCGCCCTGGGAAACTTCCAAGTCAGTCATCCATCCCCATATTGCTCTCAGCCAAGCACGCTTAACCAGAAGGTTCTTAGGAGATGAGCTTCCAGAAAAGAAGGTGCATCTTGTTACAAGAGGGCTCTTGTCTCATGCGCTACATTGGAGGGCTCCACTGGCTACCACAACGGCGCCTCCAGGAGAACGACGCTgtggcgccgccgtcgccgctcagTTTTGCTAGCCATCATCACCAATGGTTGTGGCTGGGCAAGGATTTCACCCTGGCTCTTGATCGCCGACCACAAAAGACCACCAACGCCACCATGTCCATCGGGGAGGGAGCAGGTGAGCGGGTCAGGGCAGAGACAGGGAAGCAGCTTGCTGAAGTTGTCCACCGTCGTAGAGAAGGGATTAGCACAGTCACGTCTAAGGACAGGGGAGTCACCTGCAGCACCACCAACAGGCCGCTGCTGCCTGCCGCCTCCAGCTAGCTGCCTGCAGCTGTCAGGCCGAAGAGGTGCCCGGCAGCATGGGGGCAAGACGCCGGCCAGATCTGATGGAGCAGTGGCCACACAGATCTGGGCCACCTGTTGATCCCTGCTGGATGCTCCGCTGGGCAGCCCTGCTGGCACAGTCGACCACCCACCAAGGAGACGCAGGACAGGACCATAGTGACACAACACAGCCAGGATACGGTGACCAAAGGATGTGGGGAAAGGCCCTGCTACGGGTTGGTACCGTGTCGCAAGTCACCTTCGGCGGCTGAGCCGCTTGATCGCGGGGTGGAAGTACTTGAATGCTAAATAGACTACCTTTCAGTTGCACCTTTGGTAACTTGTTTACATGTATACATTTGCAGGCGATAGTACCAATGTATGGGAACTATGAAGAACCTCACCAAATAGGAGAACCAAAGAGGTACCAGGTCGCAGGGCAGGTGCTTTCCTCTCTTGTTCGTAATAGCTTTATCTTGTGATAGTAATAGTTCCTTTTGAAAACATGTTCTTTGTACAGGATATGGAGGTAAAATATCATCATGCATACATAGATGGCGTGGATTTTGTGTTTATCGACAATCCTATCTTCCACAATGTTGAGAGTGAAATTTATGGTGGAGACCGAACAGTAAGTAATGTAATATTCTGCTTACTATACTAAATTGCATATTTGCAAAAGCTGAGATGATATTTATGTTGTAGCAGCCAGTTGTCTTTGCCTTTTGGGGTTGCTTATTATTGAGACGAGTAGGTCAATTTTTTTCTGCAGGATATCTTGAAACGAATGATCTTATTGTGCAAAGCAGctgtagaggtaaattctcttgcGACTAAGCCATTTCTCTCTCCAGGCACGGACAATCCATAAGAACATGTACATTTATTTCATGGAAATAAGTACACAAACACTTAACATGTACATTAACATTGTTTTGCTCTGCTTTTTCTATGATTGGCATCTTTCTTCCTCAATATGCTAATAGAAAACGTAATGACCTTGATCTAGGCTCCATGGTGTGTTCCATGTGGTGGTTTTTGCTACGGTGATGGAAATCTTGTATTCATAGCAAATGACTGGCACACTGCATTACTGCCTGTTTATTTGAAGGCTTATTATCGTGACAATGGTTTCATGATATATGCCCGCTCTGTCCTTGTGATACACAATATAGCACATCAGGTAACGTTTCTTCCCCTTAATCTCACTTTTATctgatatgtactccctctgtaaactaatataagagcgtttatattagtttatggagggacTATTTCAGTATTTGTCCCACTCTTTTGCTATGTATTCCGTGGATTTTACATGGAAATGAGCATTCCGTGGATGTCATCAAGATGGGCATGGTTTCTGGAATGCTCTTATGAGCTTTAATTTTGCAAATTCACAAACAATATATACATAGTTATTCAATAATGGAGAAATTTAAAAAATAGTCACTCATATAGCAaaacagtactccctccgtaaacaatataagagtgtttagatcactcaGAGGGAGAACATCCTATCCACACGAGGATCCAGAAAAGACGTTTTTTACTGGAGAGCACAACGTATCAGTTATTGTACATTGTCTTCATAAATGTAGTTCCTTACAGTTACAGATGACGGCAACAGTATCAGTTAGCGTATGCTGTCATTATAATTTCTTCTGTTTCCAGCCTTGGGTAGTTCTATAGTGTAAATTTGTAATCCTAGTCTGTTTGTTGCTTTGGTGTTACAATTGTTCTCTATCAAACATAGTATCAGTTAGCTTATGTTGTCACTTTAATTTCTGTTCCAGGGCCGTGGCCCCTTGGACGATTTCAGTTACCTGGATTTGCCCAGTAACTACATGGACCTTTTTAaacatcatgacccatttggaggTGATCATCTAAACATATTTGCTGCTGGGATTAAAGCTGCGGACCGTTTACTTACTGTTAGCCATGGTTATGCATGGGAGCTCAAAACGACTGAAGGTGGTTGGGGCCTTCATGGGATCATTAACGAAAGTGATTGGAAATTCCAAGGCATTGTAAATGGTATCGATACCACTGATTGGAATCCTAGGTGTGATGTCCACCTGAAATCAGATGGATACAGCAACTATTCTCTGGAAACTGTTGAAACAGGTAAAGCACAGTGTAAAGCGGCATTGCAGAAAGAACTTGGTCTCCCGGTTCGTGGGGATGTTCCTGTGATTGCTTTCATCGGACGGCTAGACAATCAAAAAGGCATAGACTTGATAGCAGAAGCAATGACATGGATAGCTGGTCAAGATGTACAGGTAATACTGCTGGGTACCGGGAGGCAAGACCTCGAAGACACATTGAGGAGGCTTGAAAGCCAGCACTACGACAGAGTTAGGGGTTGGGTTGGTTTCTCTGTCAGGCTGGCTCATCGTATGACCGCAGGAGCTGATATACTGTTGATGCCGTCAAGGTTCGAGCCTTGCGGGTTGAACCAGCTCTATGCAATGATGTATGGGACCGTGCCCGTGGTGCATGCGGTGGGTGGCCTTCGAGACACCGTCCAGCACTACAATCCATATGAGGAGGCTGGGGTTGGTTGGACTTTTGAAAATGCGGAAGCAAACAGGATGATCGATGCGCTGGGGCACTGCCTGAACACGTACAGGAACTACAAGTCTAGCTGGGAGGGACTCCGGAGGAGAGGGATGATGCAGGACCTAAGCTGGGACACTGCTGCTAAACGCTATGAGGAGGTTCTTGTTGCTGCCAAGTATCAGTGGTGACTGGGGAGTGGATCCAAGAGCTTACTGATGGTTGTCATTCACAGACTGGAAGACGCTCTTGATGTGTGTTGGCCCAGTATCCCAAGTTGAGCATGTTGGTTGAAACTGGAAGACGAAATCTTTCCTGTAAGAGCCCAAGCCATTCTCAACAGTGCAACTGTTAGCCTACTTCCTAGACGAAAGCTGCTGAAGAGGTGTTTCTTTGGAGGAGGTTTAAGCGGCACATAGAAGATTCAGCGGGCAGCGGCAAACATCCTCCCTTTTGAAGGATGCATTTCTGAAGCCGCCTCTGTTTCCACAGGATGAGCTCAGTTAGATGCTTCATTTAGCTCAGTAGAGTACCTACCAGCTAGCTCGGGAATCATTGCTTGGTTTATTTGATTGATTGATAGCTGGGTTGTACATCCCGTCTAGGAGTTCGCTGTTGGGTTGGTCATTTCTTAGAGCAAAGTCATGTAAATAGACAGTTGTAGCATGAGGTTACCTGGCTTTGAGCGGTCCATGTAATTActacgtactccctctgtccgaaaatagttgtcatcaaaatggataaaaaatcaaaatggataaaaagagatatatctagaactaaaatatgtttaGATACACCGAAAGTGCtattgtgagctcgagctcacaggcACCCTTTGCTACAGTACAAACAAAAAGaatatttaaaaagttcaaaaaaatctgaatttttttggcaACAAACATTGACATATTTTTCACATGCGTACAAATTTTCATGACAAAATGACATTCATGTAGGTCtcagcaaaaaaaaacaaaatcgatgctcaaaaatgcttccaaaaacagtttttttggagcatgattttgttttttttgttgacacctccacaaatgtcatttcatcacgaaaattggcacgcatgtagaaaaaacatcaaagtttcttgacaaaaaaattcagatttttttgaatttttttactattttttcggattttactgttcatccgggATCACTGGTGCCCGGGATCAATTCCTCCGCGtcctagatacatcctttttatccattttgatgacaagtattttcggacggagggagtactatatatatTAGTTTTTCGTTTCCCGTTGGTCTGGGTTTCGCGATGCTGCATACCATGCTTGAGTCTGTAATAATGCCGATCAGGGTCAGGGTCAGGGTCAGGGTCAGCCGGTGGCTTGCGTCTCGGGACATGCATGTTTCAGTCGAGGGATGTCCGTCCAATCGTCGCATGCAGCGATCGTGCGTGTTGGCAAACCCATAGGAGATGCCGGAGAAGAAGTGGTCCAGAACAGGATACAAGGTATCACCACCACCAGAGTGCTTCACCTGACAAGTTCCTTGTCTTCTGTGAAAGGGTTTCTTCCTCCCCCGCCTCCAGGACACGGCAGCTCACGTGTGCAACCATATAAATGTAGGTGTAGGCACGTAGCCTCTGCAACCAAGTACCGCATACTCGCCAGCTACATTCCTCAGAGACGCAACAAGTTATTCAGCAGAAATCAGCCATGGCCGCCATCGCAGGCCGCGCGTACGAGGACTTCGTGCCGCCGCACAACATGGTCACCGAGCCGGCGACCCACACCCTCTCCGTCGATCTCACCGCCGCAGGCACGCACCGCAACCCCCCTACATATATTAGTACCTCTTCTTTGCTGACTTCTTCAGCCGCATCGCATGAGTTGTTATATCATATGCCGGGATCATGGATCAGCTTGTGTTGATTTAGTTAGTA is from Triticum aestivum cultivar Chinese Spring chromosome 1B, IWGSC CS RefSeq v2.1, whole genome shotgun sequence and encodes:
- the LOC123119061 gene encoding soluble starch synthase 2-1, chloroplastic/amyloplastic isoform X2, coding for MAATSSSFFAPPPAALLRHGASPRPTAAASPSSSCRCHGRLQRPSVRLPRRRPAAARPVRFCVNGVYGWPAVPRGWTKRGPTKGLCAAGAHDDAVNQVGEDVDDDGNGVRVSNEALRATIRKSREVLAMHRDLLDQLIQISEKKKLISVIEASAIHNGQEPFSGSPFSSSDAVSEGKEIGYDLQMYLDRRSQKSEIRSTHGESISGQHEYYGSLEGKLSNTDVNGSKDYEKGHSVTEEINDNSSSSAAVDVMNIILVAAECAPWSKTGGLGDVAGALPKALSKRGHRVMAIVPMYGNYEEPHQIGEPKRYQVAGQDMEVKYHHAYIDGVDFVFIDNPIFHNVESEIYGGDRTVNFFLQDILKRMILLCKAAVEAPWCVPCGGFCYGDGNLVFIANDWHTALLPVYLKAYYRDNGFMIYARSVLVIHNIAHQGRGPLDDFSYLDLPSNYMDLFKHHDPFGGDHLNIFAAGIKAADRLLTVSHGYAWELKTTEGGWGLHGIINESDWKFQGIVNGIDTTDWNPRCDVHLKSDGYSNYSLETVETGKAQCKAALQKELGLPVRGDVPVIAFIGRLDNQKGIDLIAEAMTWIAGQDVQVILLGTGRQDLEDTLRRLESQHYDRVRGWVGFSVRLAHRMTAGADILLMPSRFEPCGLNQLYAMMYGTVPVVHAVGGLRDTVQHYNPYEEAGVGWTFENAEANRMIDALGHCLNTYRNYKSSWEGLRRRGMMQDLSWDTAAKRYEEVLVAAKYQW
- the LOC123119061 gene encoding soluble starch synthase 2-1, chloroplastic/amyloplastic isoform X1, which codes for MAATSSSFFAPPPAALLRHGASPRPTAAASPSSSCRCHGRLQRPSVRLPRRRPAAARPVRFCVNGVYGWPAVPRGWTKRGPTKGLCAAGAHDDAVNQVGEDVDDDGNGVRVSNEALRATIRKSREVLAMHRDLLDQISEKKKLISVIEASAIHNGQEPFSGSPFSSSDAVSEGKEIGYDLQMYLDRRSQKSEIRSTHGESISGQHEYYGSLEGKLSNTDVNGSKVSYVHYLYKTFSSAAPNVYEPQSVNGMEQDYEKGHSVTEEINDNSSSSAAVDVMNIILVAAECAPWSKTGGLGDVAGALPKALSKRGHRVMAIVPMYGNYEEPHQIGEPKRYQVAGQDMEVKYHHAYIDGVDFVFIDNPIFHNVESEIYGGDRTDILKRMILLCKAAVEAPWCVPCGGFCYGDGNLVFIANDWHTALLPVYLKAYYRDNGFMIYARSVLVIHNIAHQGRGPLDDFSYLDLPSNYMDLFKHHDPFGGDHLNIFAAGIKAADRLLTVSHGYAWELKTTEGGWGLHGIINESDWKFQGIVNGIDTTDWNPRCDVHLKSDGYSNYSLETVETGKAQCKAALQKELGLPVRGDVPVIAFIGRLDNQKGIDLIAEAMTWIAGQDVQVILLGTGRQDLEDTLRRLESQHYDRVRGWVGFSVRLAHRMTAGADILLMPSRFEPCGLNQLYAMMYGTVPVVHAVGGLRDTVQHYNPYEEAGVGWTFENAEANRMIDALGHCLNTYRNYKSSWEGLRRRGMMQDLSWDTAAKRYEEVLVAAKYQW
- the LOC123119061 gene encoding soluble starch synthase 2-1, chloroplastic/amyloplastic isoform X3, coding for MAATSSSFFAPPPAALLRHGASPRPTAAASPSSSCRCHGRLQRPSVRLPRRRPAAARPVRFCVNGVYGWPAVPRGWTKRGPTKGLCAAGAHDDAVNQVGEDVDDDGNGVRVSNEALRATIRKSREVLAMHRDLLDQLIQISEKKKLISVIEASAIHNGQEPFSGSPFSSSDAVSEGKEIGYDLQMYLDRRSQKSEIRSTHGESISGQHEYYGSLEGKLSNTDVNGSKDYEKGHSVTEEINDNSSSSAAVDVMNIILVAAECAPWSKTGGLGDVAGALPKALSKRGHRVMAIVPMYGNYEEPHQIGEPKRYQVAGQDMEVKYHHAYIDGVDFVFIDNPIFHNVESEIYGGDRTVSNDILKRMILLCKAAVEAPWCVPCGGFCYGDGNLVFIANDWHTALLPVYLKAYYRDNGFMIYARSVLVIHNIAHQGRGPLDDFSYLDLPSNYMDLFKHHDPFGGDHLNIFAAGIKAADRLLTVSHGYAWELKTTEGGWGLHGIINESDWKFQGIVNGIDTTDWNPRCDVHLKSDGYSNYSLETVETGKAQCKAALQKELGLPVRGDVPVIAFIGRLDNQKGIDLIAEAMTWIAGQDVQVILLGTGRQDLEDTLRRLESQHYDRVRGWVGFSVRLAHRMTAGADILLMPSRFEPCGLNQLYAMMYGTVPVVHAVGGLRDTVQHYNPYEEAGVGWTFENAEANRMIDALGHCLNTYRNYKSSWEGLRRRGMMQDLSWDTAAKRYEEVLVAAKYQW
- the LOC123119061 gene encoding soluble starch synthase 2-1, chloroplastic/amyloplastic isoform X4; protein product: MAATSSSFFAPPPAALLRHGASPRPTAAASPSSSCRCHGRLQRPSVRLPRRRPAAARPVRFCVNGVYGWPAVPRGWTKRGPTKGLCAAGAHDDAVNQVGEDVDDDGNGVRVSNEALRATIRKSREVLAMHRDLLDQISEKKKLISVIEASAIHNGQEPFSGSPFSSSDAVSEGKEIGYDLQMYLDRRSQKSEIRSTHGESISGQHEYYGSLEGKLSNTDVNGSKDYEKGHSVTEEINDNSSSSAAVDVMNIILVAAECAPWSKTGGLGDVAGALPKALSKRGHRVMAIVPMYGNYEEPHQIGEPKRYQVAGQDMEVKYHHAYIDGVDFVFIDNPIFHNVESEIYGGDRTVNFFLQDILKRMILLCKAAVEAPWCVPCGGFCYGDGNLVFIANDWHTALLPVYLKAYYRDNGFMIYARSVLVIHNIAHQGRGPLDDFSYLDLPSNYMDLFKHHDPFGGDHLNIFAAGIKAADRLLTVSHGYAWELKTTEGGWGLHGIINESDWKFQGIVNGIDTTDWNPRCDVHLKSDGYSNYSLETVETGKAQCKAALQKELGLPVRGDVPVIAFIGRLDNQKGIDLIAEAMTWIAGQDVQVILLGTGRQDLEDTLRRLESQHYDRVRGWVGFSVRLAHRMTAGADILLMPSRFEPCGLNQLYAMMYGTVPVVHAVGGLRDTVQHYNPYEEAGVGWTFENAEANRMIDALGHCLNTYRNYKSSWEGLRRRGMMQDLSWDTAAKRYEEVLVAAKYQW
- the LOC123119061 gene encoding soluble starch synthase 2-1, chloroplastic/amyloplastic isoform X5 — its product is MAATSSSFFAPPPAALLRHGASPRPTAAASPSSSCRCHGRLQRPSVRLPRRRPAAARPVRFCVNGVYGWPAVPRGWTKRGPTKGLCAAGAHDDAVNQVGEDVDDDGNGVRVSNEALRATIRKSREVLAMHRDLLDQISEKKKLISVIEASAIHNGQEPFSGSPFSSSDAVSEGKEIGYDLQMYLDRRSQKSEIRSTHGESISGQHEYYGSLEGKLSNTDVNGSKDYEKGHSVTEEINDNSSSSAAVDVMNIILVAAECAPWSKTGGLGDVAGALPKALSKRGHRVMAIVPMYGNYEEPHQIGEPKRYQVAGQDMEVKYHHAYIDGVDFVFIDNPIFHNVESEIYGGDRTDILKRMILLCKAAVEAPWCVPCGGFCYGDGNLVFIANDWHTALLPVYLKAYYRDNGFMIYARSVLVIHNIAHQGRGPLDDFSYLDLPSNYMDLFKHHDPFGGDHLNIFAAGIKAADRLLTVSHGYAWELKTTEGGWGLHGIINESDWKFQGIVNGIDTTDWNPRCDVHLKSDGYSNYSLETVETGKAQCKAALQKELGLPVRGDVPVIAFIGRLDNQKGIDLIAEAMTWIAGQDVQVILLGTGRQDLEDTLRRLESQHYDRVRGWVGFSVRLAHRMTAGADILLMPSRFEPCGLNQLYAMMYGTVPVVHAVGGLRDTVQHYNPYEEAGVGWTFENAEANRMIDALGHCLNTYRNYKSSWEGLRRRGMMQDLSWDTAAKRYEEVLVAAKYQW